The following coding sequences lie in one Tichowtungia aerotolerans genomic window:
- a CDS encoding polysaccharide deacetylase family protein: MISVAVHPNRARAVAEFFELFKTAWQPYFEDESCTVLLTDGSASPDASAEVYILFSPERQDGDVSAAEPQTSPSDGFRVQMADSRDLPVYTACRFFQGLEKALLTEASGDVLAYKKTVNGQQIIRVGYDLFDEVTYLLTTGQPVANAGVAALDRHVEFLRRCILDAGLPVFELSPCPPGHPYMVCLTHDVDFVGIRSYGIGRTFQGFVKRAFVDSWKRVRNGSLTWRGLLKNYAAVLSVPLVHLGLVKDFWMQFDGYRRIEDPNRSTFFLIPFKNRSGEQVSQPYPKMRATRYDVEDVRGDVLSMLEDGWEIGLHGIDAWRDSECGRSEKDRIDSVLGRTISGTRMHWLCRNAHTEQVLDEAGFDYDSTCGYNETVGFRAGTSRVFRPLSADHLLEVPMHIQDVALFYSAFLGLDNNAAWKRCEAILDECSRSHGVLTILWHMRSLAPERLWGDFYQKLLNRFRADGAWFGTACEITERFRKFREVQVSQRIAADGERVICLEGNSEFPVTVRVYQPSEFSWKMEPQFTDIAQSEPAEIRTGFYVDAMTRSDVWTTAV, from the coding sequence ATGATCAGTGTTGCCGTCCATCCGAATCGTGCCCGTGCCGTGGCCGAATTTTTCGAGCTGTTTAAAACGGCCTGGCAGCCATATTTCGAGGATGAGTCCTGTACAGTTCTTCTCACAGATGGGAGTGCTTCGCCGGATGCGTCTGCAGAGGTGTATATTCTGTTCAGCCCGGAACGCCAAGATGGAGACGTCTCTGCAGCTGAACCTCAGACGTCGCCATCTGACGGATTTCGTGTTCAGATGGCTGACAGCAGAGATCTTCCTGTTTATACCGCCTGCCGGTTTTTCCAGGGGTTGGAAAAAGCACTGCTCACCGAGGCGTCCGGGGATGTTCTGGCCTATAAGAAAACAGTAAACGGACAGCAGATCATCCGGGTGGGCTATGATTTGTTTGACGAGGTGACTTATCTGCTGACGACGGGGCAGCCGGTGGCCAATGCCGGCGTTGCCGCACTGGATCGGCATGTTGAGTTTCTTCGTCGGTGCATTCTGGATGCGGGACTGCCGGTTTTTGAGCTGTCCCCATGTCCTCCGGGTCACCCGTACATGGTGTGTCTGACACATGATGTTGATTTTGTCGGAATCCGGTCTTACGGAATTGGCCGGACTTTTCAGGGGTTTGTAAAACGCGCTTTTGTTGATTCCTGGAAACGGGTTCGCAACGGCAGCCTGACCTGGCGAGGACTGCTGAAAAACTATGCAGCGGTTTTGTCGGTTCCTTTGGTTCATCTGGGGCTGGTGAAAGATTTCTGGATGCAGTTTGATGGATATCGCCGGATAGAGGATCCGAATCGCTCCACCTTTTTTCTGATTCCGTTTAAAAACCGATCCGGCGAGCAGGTGTCTCAACCGTATCCGAAAATGAGGGCCACCCGTTATGATGTGGAAGATGTTCGGGGCGACGTTTTATCGATGCTGGAGGATGGCTGGGAAATAGGGCTGCATGGAATTGATGCCTGGCGCGATTCAGAGTGCGGTCGATCCGAAAAAGACCGGATTGATTCTGTCCTGGGCCGGACAATCAGTGGAACCCGGATGCATTGGCTGTGCAGGAATGCGCATACGGAACAGGTGCTGGACGAAGCCGGCTTTGATTACGATTCCACCTGCGGCTACAACGAAACGGTCGGTTTCCGTGCCGGAACATCCCGGGTGTTTCGGCCTCTGTCTGCAGATCACTTGCTGGAAGTTCCCATGCATATCCAGGATGTTGCATTGTTTTATTCGGCGTTTCTCGGGCTGGACAATAATGCTGCATGGAAGCGATGTGAGGCGATTCTCGATGAATGCAGCAGGAGTCACGGGGTTTTGACGATTCTATGGCATATGCGCAGCCTGGCTCCGGAACGACTCTGGGGGGATTTTTATCAGAAACTGCTGAACCGGTTTCGGGCCGATGGGGCGTGGTTCGGCACGGCCTGCGAAATTACGGAGCGGTTCCGAAAATTCCGGGAGGTTCAGGTGAGCCAGCGTATCGCCGCCGATGGAGAACGGGTGATCTGTCTGGAGGGTAATTCTGAGTTTCCGGTGACTGTGCGCGTGTATCAGCCTTCGGAGTTCAGCTGGAAGATGGAACCTCAGTTTACAGATATCGCCCAGTCAGAGCCGGCGGAGATTCGAACCGGGTTTTATGTGGATGCAATGACGCGATCAGATGTTTGGACGACTGCTGTATGA
- a CDS encoding glycosyltransferase family 4 protein: MNKKSQRICIVRHGYYPSDPRVYKEVRALADAGYEVDVVCLRETREPLRETMENVRVYRMPHSHRRGSMGRYFFEYGLSMLLMSLVLSVLFLRRWYSVVQVNTLPDSLVFSTLLPRIFGARVLLDMHEPSPELLLTKHANQAPEHMLKLQIFIEKAAIRYANKVMTVNDTIRQRFIERGASASKLFVVRNVPADDFGKNVASAPPHDELVIMTHGTLQPRYGQSVILHALPLIRKEFDSVRLIIAGSGETLDELKELAEDLQCDDITEFTGLVSRDEIASLISQADIGIVPLLPGPFAELCQPNKLFEYIALKTAVIASRLPAIEESFDNQCIHFFDAGDAAGLAQAVIELGRNPSLRQSLSERAYAVYQDLRWSKANRDYVEIVKSMTGKRKNAEF; the protein is encoded by the coding sequence ATGAACAAAAAATCACAGAGAATCTGTATTGTTCGGCATGGATATTATCCATCTGATCCGCGCGTGTATAAGGAAGTCCGGGCACTGGCTGATGCCGGATATGAGGTGGATGTGGTCTGCCTTCGTGAAACCCGTGAGCCGCTCAGAGAAACGATGGAGAATGTTCGGGTGTACCGGATGCCTCATTCGCACCGGCGCGGTTCTATGGGCCGCTATTTTTTTGAATATGGGCTTTCGATGCTGCTGATGAGTTTGGTTCTGTCAGTGCTGTTTCTTCGTCGCTGGTACAGTGTTGTTCAAGTGAATACCCTTCCGGATTCGCTGGTGTTTTCTACATTGCTTCCGCGCATTTTCGGTGCCCGTGTTCTACTGGATATGCATGAGCCGTCGCCGGAGCTGCTGCTGACCAAACATGCCAATCAGGCTCCTGAACACATGCTGAAGTTGCAGATTTTTATCGAAAAGGCAGCGATTCGCTATGCCAACAAGGTGATGACGGTAAACGATACAATTCGGCAGCGGTTTATTGAACGCGGGGCTTCAGCCTCCAAACTGTTTGTGGTTCGAAATGTTCCGGCAGATGATTTCGGAAAGAACGTTGCATCGGCGCCGCCTCACGATGAATTGGTGATTATGACGCATGGAACGCTTCAGCCCCGGTATGGACAGAGTGTGATTCTTCATGCTTTGCCTCTGATTCGTAAGGAGTTTGATTCAGTTCGGCTGATTATTGCCGGTTCCGGAGAGACCCTGGATGAGCTTAAGGAACTGGCAGAAGATCTGCAGTGTGATGATATCACGGAATTTACCGGTCTGGTTTCCCGGGATGAGATTGCCTCGCTGATTTCTCAGGCGGATATCGGCATCGTTCCATTGCTTCCGGGACCGTTTGCTGAACTTTGCCAGCCCAATAAGCTGTTCGAATATATTGCGTTGAAAACGGCGGTTATAGCTTCTCGGCTGCCGGCGATTGAAGAGAGTTTTGACAACCAGTGTATTCATTTTTTTGATGCAGGCGATGCGGCCGGCCTGGCTCAGGCTGTTATTGAACTGGGGAGGAATCCATCGCTGAGACAATCTTTGTCGGAACGGGCGTATGCCGTTTATCAGGATTTGCGCTGGAGTAAAGCCAACCGGGATTATGTCGAGATTGTCAAGTCAATGACCGGAAAGAGGAAAAATGCCGAGTTTTAA
- a CDS encoding oligosaccharide flippase family protein: MKIGERTVNNALFNTVSGVIPLILSFVFWPYIVDKLGDASYGIFALVTTVIGYFSLLDLGLGNAVVKYVAQYAGRDHDHTESIIGTAMTVFLIAGMLGVLLILSIARMLATKWLKVPQELIDIAFYSFCAASLGFFMTILLTLFTAIINGLSRYDISGSAMAVMGVTTTIGSVLLLRAGFGLLHLVWLNILIPFIVVLFYVLMVRRLMPGISLRLRLRISTLKEILHFGMFAMLSRLTDVISNQVNLLVIGAILGVASVTYYVIPFTILSRLTNLLCRIGMVIFPAISELQGQQRHDTIRELYLTTSRIIFSFATAFMLPLLIFGVHFLRLWMDPEFAQRGGPVLQIITVGVFLSLCTNVPTFVVNGLGHPKISGLAAVSTALLFFILMLPGAFWGGIIGVAAAQLISAAVIAPLFIRYVNCRVLHLPLRMLLGEAYARPLLAAAVAAVPMLLVPQGRIESLLVLLAVMGAGMCFYFFVALLLGVYQERERRVLMEYIQRKWNSLRRKSVL; the protein is encoded by the coding sequence ATGAAAATTGGCGAACGTACAGTTAATAATGCATTGTTCAATACTGTCAGCGGGGTGATTCCGCTGATTCTGAGCTTTGTATTCTGGCCCTATATTGTGGATAAGCTTGGAGATGCCTCCTACGGAATCTTTGCGCTGGTTACAACGGTAATCGGCTATTTTTCCCTGCTTGATTTGGGGCTGGGCAATGCTGTTGTGAAATATGTGGCGCAGTATGCCGGACGTGATCATGATCATACGGAGTCGATTATCGGCACTGCGATGACGGTCTTCCTGATAGCCGGGATGCTCGGGGTTCTGCTGATTCTGTCCATTGCCCGGATGTTGGCAACAAAATGGCTGAAAGTTCCGCAGGAACTGATCGATATTGCATTTTATTCATTCTGTGCCGCTTCGCTCGGTTTTTTCATGACCATTCTGCTGACGCTTTTTACAGCGATCATCAACGGCCTCAGCCGCTATGACATCAGCGGCAGTGCAATGGCTGTGATGGGGGTGACAACCACCATCGGATCGGTGCTGCTTCTGCGGGCCGGTTTTGGACTGCTTCATCTGGTTTGGCTGAATATCCTGATTCCTTTCATCGTTGTGCTGTTTTATGTGCTGATGGTGCGCCGCCTGATGCCAGGCATCAGCCTCCGCCTGAGGTTGAGAATATCTACATTGAAAGAAATCCTGCACTTCGGAATGTTTGCGATGCTCAGCCGGCTGACAGATGTGATTTCCAATCAGGTTAACCTGCTGGTAATCGGGGCAATCCTTGGCGTGGCGTCTGTTACGTATTACGTGATTCCGTTCACCATTCTCAGTCGTCTGACCAATCTGCTGTGTCGAATCGGTATGGTGATCTTTCCGGCGATCAGTGAACTTCAGGGACAGCAGCGCCACGACACCATTCGTGAGCTGTATCTCACGACATCCCGCATTATTTTTTCATTCGCCACGGCCTTTATGCTCCCTTTGCTGATATTCGGCGTTCATTTCCTCCGACTGTGGATGGATCCCGAGTTCGCGCAGCGTGGCGGCCCGGTCCTCCAGATCATTACCGTCGGTGTCTTTTTGAGTCTGTGCACCAATGTGCCGACCTTTGTGGTCAATGGATTGGGCCATCCTAAAATCAGCGGGCTGGCCGCCGTCTCAACGGCACTGCTGTTTTTTATACTGATGCTTCCGGGAGCCTTCTGGGGTGGGATTATTGGTGTGGCTGCTGCACAGCTGATCAGTGCCGCGGTCATTGCTCCGCTCTTTATCCGCTATGTTAACTGCCGGGTGCTGCACCTGCCGCTGCGAATGCTGCTGGGCGAGGCGTACGCCCGGCCATTGCTCGCTGCTGCGGTTGCTGCCGTTCCAATGCTGCTGGTTCCCCAGGGCCGGATTGAAAGCCTGCTGGTTTTACTGGCCGTGATGGGAGCGGGAATGTGTTTCTATTTTTTCGTGGCATTGCTGCTGGGGGTCTATCAGGAGCGTGAACGCAGAGTGCTGATGGAATATATCCAACGTAAATGGAACAGTCTGAGAA
- a CDS encoding O-antigen ligase family protein: MPSFKTVMLKNASFAGMIDEVPSFIFPVAAGIAVGLFAVSVPLMVSAIMFAGMVALLVTVARPDWALCLYFCGVAFMTDDTPKPGADYFIIPDADIIEGLPSALVTFFLLMFCVTTARLMILEQRRPPVSLIPLAVFGFFLVVALLTGFYRGGDPELYRVDFTGMLFPVLGFYLCQTLLNSRERIMRMLYLLLGVAAVKALILTAYYLAGRGWIYQLDSNAAYRITTMDSADLLLFITLLLMVAHLIVRGDIKGFQAIAAGAACLPLLYIVVFSYRRAQWVGLVFSAGLLFLGASRKTRNKMAMLILAVLLLGIAGAVTAGLDADKAARIGSRIGSIFDTKQSSNVYHVLESRQVLIDLSGSPVLGLGLGSKHSPLGLYEVDEVPANVVHNAFLYIWMKIGLPGLLFFFWAAAVFGRRILRFRKMYIESDQWGLVLPVAASTGLWLATFLTGPVPWYLHQTGLIALFASIAVTLMRQAEDVSIQTGGDSDESSDCE; the protein is encoded by the coding sequence ATGCCGAGTTTTAAAACAGTCATGCTGAAGAACGCTTCTTTCGCCGGTATGATCGACGAGGTCCCGTCCTTTATTTTTCCGGTTGCCGCCGGGATTGCTGTCGGTCTGTTTGCGGTTTCGGTGCCGCTGATGGTTTCTGCAATTATGTTTGCGGGGATGGTGGCACTGCTGGTGACGGTGGCTCGTCCGGACTGGGCGCTGTGCCTTTATTTCTGTGGTGTGGCGTTTATGACGGATGATACACCAAAGCCGGGGGCCGATTATTTTATAATTCCGGACGCAGATATCATTGAGGGACTGCCGTCTGCGCTGGTTACGTTCTTCCTGCTGATGTTCTGCGTCACAACTGCACGCCTTATGATTCTGGAGCAGCGGCGCCCGCCGGTTTCGCTGATTCCTCTTGCTGTGTTCGGTTTCTTTTTGGTGGTTGCATTGCTGACCGGGTTCTATCGCGGAGGCGATCCGGAACTCTACCGGGTTGATTTTACCGGAATGCTTTTTCCGGTTCTGGGTTTTTATCTGTGCCAGACTCTCCTGAACAGCCGGGAACGGATCATGCGAATGCTGTATCTGCTGCTGGGAGTTGCCGCCGTAAAAGCATTGATTCTTACGGCTTATTATCTGGCCGGCCGTGGATGGATTTATCAGCTGGACAGCAACGCCGCTTATCGGATTACCACGATGGACTCCGCCGATCTTCTGCTGTTTATTACGTTGTTGCTGATGGTTGCGCACCTGATCGTTCGTGGAGATATCAAAGGATTTCAGGCGATTGCTGCCGGGGCGGCCTGCCTGCCTCTTTTGTATATCGTTGTGTTTTCCTATCGCCGCGCGCAGTGGGTTGGACTGGTGTTTTCCGCAGGGCTTCTGTTTTTGGGTGCGTCCCGGAAAACCCGCAACAAGATGGCAATGCTGATTCTCGCCGTACTGCTGCTCGGCATCGCGGGTGCGGTGACTGCGGGGCTGGATGCGGATAAGGCGGCCCGTATCGGATCGCGCATCGGGTCTATATTTGATACGAAGCAGTCCTCGAATGTTTATCATGTGCTGGAGTCCCGGCAGGTTTTAATTGATTTATCCGGTTCGCCTGTGCTCGGTTTGGGACTCGGGAGTAAGCATTCGCCGTTGGGGCTGTATGAAGTCGATGAGGTTCCTGCGAATGTGGTGCATAATGCATTTTTGTATATCTGGATGAAGATTGGACTGCCGGGGCTTCTGTTTTTCTTTTGGGCGGCGGCAGTTTTCGGGCGGCGCATTCTGCGGTTCAGAAAAATGTATATTGAGAGCGATCAGTGGGGGCTGGTTCTTCCGGTGGCTGCCTCCACGGGGCTGTGGCTAGCAACATTTCTCACCGGACCGGTTCCGTGGTATCTCCACCAAACCGGATTAATCGCGCTGTTTGCATCCATCGCTGTAACGTTGATGCGGCAGGCCGAAGACGTATCGATTCAGACAGGGGGGGATTCTGATGAAAGTTCTGATTGCGAATGA
- a CDS encoding glycosyltransferase family 4 protein: MKVLIANDCPLGLSGSGGVETHIRQLKEALKARGISVALLVAQRRGLPEQIEEDLFAIPNLNAPPLRKHVLSNYRQQRAALARAKELIQQYDPDVINIHNFVNPGVLHMLRKCGPVVKSLHDCRPFCIKPPPVGCSRLIGDTKAFCDMKFGLKCWTHCYAHAGHTPIERIEAWSYFPSNLMARNETIHCDHIVTYGSYLKELAGRLFPDPDRLHVVYHFTDAERESAGFEIRPQKEPVFLFAGRLSAEKAPQHIFDALDRIPEVSCRVIIAGDGALRDNVEARARNASPNHKIEIKGYVGQQELYDLYRQASVLLFTSIGSEGCPLVGLEAMYFGNTAIGYDTGGAGEWLVDGQTGVCVEIGDVDGLARAMARMIRYPDERLRLRRQAREYVQQKFRREQHIDHLIDVYEQTVRDRAG; the protein is encoded by the coding sequence ATGAAAGTTCTGATTGCGAATGATTGTCCGCTGGGACTGAGCGGATCCGGGGGGGTGGAAACACACATCCGGCAGCTGAAAGAAGCCCTGAAAGCGCGCGGGATTTCCGTGGCCCTTCTGGTTGCGCAGCGTCGGGGACTCCCGGAGCAGATCGAAGAGGATCTTTTTGCCATTCCAAACCTGAATGCTCCGCCGCTGCGAAAGCATGTGCTGAGCAACTATCGGCAGCAGCGGGCGGCTTTGGCGCGGGCGAAAGAATTGATCCAGCAGTACGATCCGGACGTCATAAATATTCATAATTTTGTTAACCCGGGAGTTCTGCATATGCTGCGCAAGTGCGGTCCGGTTGTGAAATCGCTTCATGACTGCCGGCCCTTTTGCATCAAACCGCCTCCGGTCGGCTGTTCACGGCTGATTGGCGATACCAAGGCGTTTTGTGATATGAAATTCGGGTTGAAGTGCTGGACACACTGCTATGCTCATGCCGGACACACTCCCATTGAACGGATTGAAGCGTGGTCCTATTTCCCATCCAACCTGATGGCGCGGAATGAAACCATACACTGCGATCATATTGTAACATATGGAAGTTATCTGAAAGAACTCGCTGGCCGGTTGTTTCCTGATCCGGATCGGCTGCATGTTGTCTATCATTTTACCGATGCGGAACGGGAGTCGGCCGGGTTTGAAATCCGTCCGCAGAAAGAGCCGGTATTTCTGTTCGCCGGACGGCTTTCTGCAGAAAAAGCACCGCAGCATATTTTTGATGCGTTGGATCGCATTCCAGAAGTTTCCTGCCGGGTCATTATTGCCGGGGATGGCGCGCTCCGTGATAATGTGGAAGCCCGTGCCCGCAATGCGTCTCCGAACCATAAAATTGAAATCAAAGGGTACGTCGGCCAGCAGGAGTTGTATGACCTCTATCGGCAGGCTTCGGTTCTGCTGTTTACTTCGATCGGCTCTGAAGGGTGTCCGCTGGTGGGACTCGAAGCGATGTATTTCGGGAACACAGCGATTGGCTATGATACCGGCGGTGCAGGAGAGTGGCTGGTGGACGGACAGACGGGCGTGTGCGTGGAGATCGGTGATGTGGACGGTCTGGCGCGCGCAATGGCCCGAATGATCCGGTATCCCGATGAGCGGTTGCGGCTGAGACGCCAGGCCCGGGAATATGTTCAGCAGAAATTCAGGCGGGAACAGCACATTGATCATCTGATCGACGTTTACGAACAGACGGTTCGGGATCGAGCTGGGTAA
- a CDS encoding glycosyltransferase codes for MVDYSYILVSAARNEADHIGYTIQSVASQTHRPDRWLIVSDGSTDATDQIVSEAAQWYHFIELLRVDADSDRNFGSKAAAINAGYKQIASLPHDFIGVLDADVSFGQDYYEQVLARFSADPKLGIAGGVLTDIVDGKPVRQLTDPEWSVSGPVQMFRRECFEQIGGYLPLRGGIDAAAEVMARMRGWRVRAFPEISALHHRQTGKENHSRLGIFFHRGLEDFRLGYHPLFFAARALLRFREKPFVLGGLTMLGGYLWAGLTRSKKKVSDEFIRFLREEQKSRLFARLKWRGEAAG; via the coding sequence ATGGTTGATTACTCATACATTCTGGTTTCTGCCGCGCGCAATGAAGCGGATCATATTGGATATACCATCCAGTCTGTTGCGTCACAGACTCATCGACCGGACCGCTGGCTGATTGTCAGTGACGGTTCGACCGACGCGACCGATCAGATCGTTTCCGAGGCTGCGCAATGGTATCACTTCATCGAACTGTTGCGGGTTGATGCGGATTCCGACCGGAACTTCGGGTCGAAAGCAGCCGCGATCAACGCCGGTTACAAACAGATTGCTTCACTTCCGCACGATTTTATCGGGGTGCTCGATGCTGATGTCTCATTTGGCCAGGACTATTATGAGCAGGTGCTCGCTCGTTTTTCTGCCGATCCGAAACTCGGTATTGCCGGCGGTGTTTTGACCGATATTGTAGACGGGAAACCGGTACGCCAGCTGACGGATCCGGAGTGGAGTGTCAGTGGTCCGGTGCAGATGTTTCGGCGGGAATGTTTTGAGCAGATTGGCGGCTATCTGCCACTGCGCGGCGGCATTGATGCCGCGGCGGAAGTGATGGCTCGGATGCGCGGCTGGCGTGTTCGTGCGTTCCCGGAAATATCAGCTCTGCATCATCGTCAGACCGGAAAGGAAAACCACAGTCGTCTCGGGATCTTTTTCCATCGCGGTCTGGAAGATTTCCGTCTGGGATACCATCCGCTGTTTTTTGCTGCCCGGGCATTGCTTCGGTTTCGGGAAAAACCGTTTGTGCTCGGCGGGCTGACGATGCTCGGAGGCTATCTCTGGGCCGGGCTGACCCGGTCGAAGAAGAAGGTCTCTGATGAATTCATCCGTTTTCTGCGGGAGGAACAGAAGTCCCGTTTGTTTGCCCGGTTAAAATGGAGAGGGGAGGCCGCCGGATGA